A window of the Brassica oleracea var. oleracea cultivar TO1000 chromosome C1, BOL, whole genome shotgun sequence genome harbors these coding sequences:
- the LOC106302093 gene encoding F-box/kelch-repeat protein At3g17530-like, with amino-acid sequence MVMITDLPFDQEKKILARVPKESRPQWQTTCKRWYAVRQDLLSKKHLARTGREFILLLNTNVFSTTINLQGVHNNVDPVMEFGGKLGSLQDSNDLQIHDIFYCKGLVLCTMVGKQMLVVCNPSNRETRYVEPRTRHGCFEYALGYKGSKSSCVNSYKILRYCRYFDKQLMRTVSEFELYDFMSDSWRVLDVDEHDWEISARGVSVKGNTYWVAKKNEDQFILSFDFTRERFGLLPLPYESVGTEDSINYKYDDTAVLSVVRDEQLSVLHQYLHVYSSEMKIWISNTIDTKKVSWSEFLVVDVVLLNVVSFVVDEEHKVAVCCSTGKDDPDDEDDPDDEDDPDNEDDPDHEDDPDDDGEEECTSISIIGKNIQSLVYDEGAMDGSWPHLMNYVPNPVQILRKGTRKSKRKRTTRSYEPEGSSARSVEETKVTPIDKAKRVFRVILNVPKEFRKRE; translated from the exons ATGGTGATGATAACCGACCTTCCATTTGATCAGGAAAAGAAGATACTCGCCCGTGTTCCGAAAGAGTCTCGACCACAATGGCAAACTACTTGCAAGAGATGGTACGCTGTACGCCAAGATCTACTCTCCAAGAAACACTTGGCTCGAACAGGAAGAGAGTTCATCTTATTGTTGAATACTAATGTTTTTTCAACAACCATCAACCTCCAGGGAGTCCATAACAACGTTGATCCGGTGATGGAGTTCGGAGGTAAACTTGGATCTTTACAAGATTCAAATGATTTACAAATACATGATATTTTCTACTGCAAGGGGTTAGTGCTATGCACTATGGTGGGAAAACAAATGCTCGTGGTTTGCAACCCTAGTAACCGTGAAACTAGGTATGTCGAACCTAGAACAAGACATGGCTGTTTCGAATATGCTCTTGGATACAAAGGCAGCAAGTCTTCTTGTGTTAATAGCTACAAGATCTTGAGGTATTGTCGTTATTTCGACAAGCAACTGATGCGTACGGTTTCTGAGTTTGAACTGTATGACTTCATGTCTGACTCATGGAGGGTTTTAGATGTTGATGAGCACGATTGGGAAATATCTGCTCGTGGCGTCTCTGTGAAAGGAAACACTTACTGGGTTGCTAAAAAGAATGAAGACCAGTTCATACTCAGTTTTGATTTCACTAGAGAGAGATTTGGGCTTCTCCCTCTTCCGTATGAGAGTGTTGGTACTGAAGATTCCATTAATTATAAGTATGACGATACAGCTGTTCTGTCAGTTGTTAGAGACGAACAACTCTCGGTGTTACATCAATATCTTCATGTGTATTCATCAGAGATGAAGATATGGATAAGCAATACAATTGACACCAAAAAGGTGTCGTGGAGCGAGTTCTTGGTAGTGGACGTAGTGTTGTTAAATGTTGTTAGTTTCGTGGTTGACGAGGAGCATAAAGTGGCAGTGTGTTGTAGTACAGGCAAGGATGATCCTGATGATGAGGATGATCCTGATGATGAGGATGATCCTGATAATGAGGATGATCCTGATCATGAGGATGATCCTGATGATGATGGTGAAGAAGAGTGCACCAGCATTTCAATTATTGGAAAGAATATACAAAGTCTTGTTTATGATGAAGGGGCTATGGATGGATCATGGCCTCATCTCATGAATTACGTTCCAAACCCGGTTCAAATTTTAAGGAAGGGTACGCGCAAAAGCAAAAGGAAACGAACTACAAGAAG TTATGAACCGGAGGGCAGTTCGGCAAGAAGCGTTGAGGAAACGAAAGTGACACCAATAGACAAAGCTAAACGAGTTTTTAGGGTTATTTTGAATGTCCCAAAAGAGTTTAGGAAACGAGAGTGA